From Polaribacter butkevichii, a single genomic window includes:
- a CDS encoding C40 family peptidase: protein MKIIKPFTLLILILFISCKNEAKSITEIQNMHTHLKTEFAPDKRVELFDINFEIADDQLILEGETTSKKAFSILLDSLKNRQLTFTNNVRVLPDTAVGNLQFAVARNSVINIRSNPKHSAELGTQGLLGMSLKVLDKKGDFYRVQTPDNYISWVDKGGITRMNKKDFDTWNASKKVIFTKNFGFVYADKSINSEIVSDITLGGLLQYISEDDHFYEVKYPDNRIGFIKKDEAILYNSWIKNLTVSQENIETTAKTMMGLPYLWGGTSSKGVDCSGFTKMVYLMNGFIIPRDASQQINAGKIVDTDLNFKGLEKGDLLFFGTKATATKKQRVVHVGIWLGNDKMEFIHSSGNVHVSSMDSKEPNYDAFNKNRYLGSKRYLNVDDKMIVDLKDAIKR from the coding sequence ATGAAAATTATAAAACCTTTTACGCTACTAATTTTAATTCTTTTTATCTCTTGTAAAAATGAAGCAAAATCAATTACCGAAATTCAAAATATGCACACCCATTTAAAGACAGAATTTGCTCCGGACAAAAGAGTGGAACTGTTTGATATTAATTTTGAAATAGCAGATGATCAACTTATTTTAGAAGGAGAAACTACATCTAAAAAAGCTTTTTCTATACTTTTAGATAGTTTAAAAAACAGACAGTTAACTTTTACAAATAATGTGCGTGTTTTACCTGATACTGCTGTAGGAAACCTACAATTTGCAGTTGCTAGAAATTCGGTCATTAACATTCGTTCTAATCCAAAACATTCTGCTGAATTAGGTACGCAAGGTTTGTTAGGCATGTCTTTAAAAGTGTTGGATAAAAAAGGTGATTTTTACAGAGTTCAAACTCCGGATAATTATATTTCTTGGGTAGATAAAGGCGGAATTACAAGAATGAATAAAAAAGATTTTGATACTTGGAACGCTTCTAAAAAAGTAATTTTTACCAAAAATTTTGGATTTGTGTATGCTGATAAATCAATTAACTCCGAAATTGTTTCTGATATTACCCTAGGCGGATTGTTACAATATATTTCTGAAGATGATCATTTTTATGAAGTAAAATATCCTGATAATAGAATTGGGTTTATTAAAAAAGACGAAGCTATTCTTTATAATTCTTGGATTAAAAACTTAACAGTTTCTCAAGAAAATATTGAGACTACTGCAAAAACAATGATGGGCTTGCCTTATTTGTGGGGTGGAACTTCTAGCAAAGGAGTGGATTGTAGTGGTTTTACTAAAATGGTGTATTTAATGAATGGTTTTATCATTCCTAGAGATGCTTCTCAACAAATTAACGCTGGTAAAATTGTTGACACTGATTTAAATTTTAAAGGTTTAGAAAAAGGTGATTTATTGTTCTTTGGTACCAAAGCTACAGCAACTAAAAAACAACGTGTTGTGCATGTTGGTATTTGGTTAGGAAACGACAAAATGGAATTTATCCATTCTTCTGGAAATGTACATGTAAGCTCTATGGATTCTAAAGAACCTAATTATGATGCATTTAATAAAAACAGGTATTTAGGTAGTAAGCGTTATCTTAATGTTGATGACAAAATGATTGTTGACTTGAAAGATGCGATAAAACGTTAA
- the kynU gene encoding kynureninase, giving the protein MKYQNNLEFAKQQDKEDPLAPLRNQFHIPKDKNGNDWLYFTGNSLGLQPKATKEYINQELEDWANLGVEGHFEAKNPWLNYHELLTDKMAKVVGAKPVEVVVMNTLTTNLHLLMVSFYRPTKTKYKIIIESDAFPSDRYAVQSQLKFHGFDDETDLIEWKPREGETLLNIEDLETILEFEGDEVALLLIGGVNYYTGQFLDLERIAQMGHAKDCIVGIDLAHGAGNIQPNLHDSGVDFAAWCTYKYLNAGPGSLAGLFVHEKHAKNKKLPRFAGWWNHNKETRFNMRKPFDVMEGAEGWQLSNPPILSMAAILASLDIFDKVGMDALRQKSEKLTGYFEFLINEIGSDDIKIITPSNPKERGCQLSIQVKKADKSLHKKLTENHIITDWREPDVIRCAPTPLYNTFEDVYRMVSILKGLL; this is encoded by the coding sequence ATGAAATATCAAAATAATTTAGAATTTGCCAAACAGCAAGATAAAGAAGATCCACTTGCTCCTTTAAGAAATCAATTTCACATTCCTAAAGATAAAAACGGAAACGATTGGTTGTATTTTACAGGAAACTCTTTAGGATTACAACCCAAAGCTACCAAAGAATATATCAATCAAGAGTTAGAAGATTGGGCAAATTTAGGAGTAGAAGGTCATTTTGAAGCAAAAAATCCATGGTTAAATTACCATGAATTATTAACTGATAAGATGGCAAAAGTAGTGGGCGCAAAACCTGTTGAGGTTGTTGTAATGAATACATTAACAACCAACCTTCATTTGCTAATGGTTTCATTTTACAGACCTACCAAAACAAAATATAAAATTATAATAGAATCGGATGCTTTTCCTTCGGATAGATATGCAGTACAATCTCAATTAAAATTTCATGGTTTTGATGATGAAACCGATTTAATAGAATGGAAACCAAGAGAAGGAGAAACCTTATTAAACATAGAAGATTTAGAAACCATTTTAGAGTTTGAAGGAGATGAAGTTGCGTTGCTTTTAATTGGTGGCGTAAATTATTATACAGGTCAGTTTTTAGATTTAGAGCGAATCGCTCAGATGGGGCATGCTAAAGACTGCATAGTAGGTATAGATTTAGCACATGGAGCGGGAAATATTCAGCCAAATTTACACGATTCTGGAGTAGATTTTGCAGCTTGGTGTACCTACAAATATTTAAATGCAGGACCAGGAAGTTTAGCAGGATTGTTTGTACATGAAAAACATGCCAAGAATAAAAAATTACCGCGTTTTGCAGGTTGGTGGAATCATAACAAAGAAACACGTTTTAATATGCGAAAACCTTTTGATGTGATGGAAGGGGCAGAAGGTTGGCAGTTATCTAACCCACCAATATTATCTATGGCAGCAATTTTAGCGTCACTAGATATTTTTGATAAAGTGGGTATGGACGCTTTGCGTCAGAAATCAGAAAAACTTACAGGTTATTTCGAGTTTTTAATTAATGAAATTGGCTCTGATGATATAAAAATTATTACCCCTTCAAACCCAAAAGAAAGAGGTTGTCAATTATCTATTCAAGTTAAAAAGGCCGATAAAAGTTTGCATAAAAAACTAACAGAAAACCATATTATTACAGATTGGCGAGAGCCAGACGTTATCCGTTGTGCACCAACTCCTTTATATAATACTTTTGAAGATGTGTACAGAATGGTTTCAATTTTAAAAGGATTGTTATAA
- a CDS encoding FAD-dependent oxidoreductase, translating to MNRKDKIVIIGAGLCGSLLALRLAQRGFKVEVYESRPDLRTVDISAGRSINLALSDRGFKALRLCGVEEQAREICIPMYGRLMHDRAGNTFASNYSGRENEYINSISRGDLNALLLTEAEKHTNVTIHFNKKCKNVDLENNIAHFKDYKTKEEFKVNATVIFGADGAGSSLRKSYYLERKFLFSYSQNYLNHGYKELEIPADKSGNHQISNQHLHIWPRGDFMLIALPNLDGSFTVTLFLSYNEGEFNFANLTSEEKITAFFEKEFPDALAIIPNIKEEFLNNPTGALGTIKCSPWSYQNKTVLMGDAAHAIVPFYGQGMNASFEDVTVFDAVLNENLEDWEAVFKAYQKARKQDTDAIADLAIDNFHEMRDHVANPIFKEKRKIEMDLEKTFPTKYFSKYSLVTFNENIGYDNAMKKGRAQDKALLNLIAGNEVHTHLNMTKNELKVILQKVIIETNAILEEDKIAGL from the coding sequence ATGAACAGAAAAGATAAAATAGTAATCATCGGAGCAGGTTTATGTGGTTCTTTACTAGCATTAAGACTTGCCCAAAGAGGATTTAAAGTTGAGGTTTATGAAAGTAGACCAGATTTAAGAACCGTAGATATTTCTGCAGGCAGATCTATCAATTTAGCTTTGTCAGATAGAGGTTTTAAAGCGTTGCGTTTGTGTGGAGTAGAAGAGCAAGCAAGAGAAATTTGCATACCCATGTACGGACGTTTAATGCATGACAGAGCAGGAAATACGTTTGCGTCTAATTATTCGGGAAGAGAAAATGAATACATCAATTCTATTTCTCGTGGCGATTTAAATGCACTGTTATTAACAGAAGCAGAAAAGCATACAAACGTTACTATTCATTTTAATAAAAAATGTAAAAATGTCGATTTAGAAAACAACATAGCACATTTTAAAGATTATAAAACCAAAGAAGAATTTAAGGTAAATGCAACTGTTATTTTCGGAGCAGATGGCGCAGGTTCTTCACTTAGAAAAAGCTATTATTTAGAACGTAAATTCTTATTTAGTTATTCTCAAAACTACTTAAATCACGGGTATAAAGAGTTAGAAATTCCTGCGGATAAAAGCGGAAATCATCAAATAAGTAACCAGCATTTACATATTTGGCCTCGTGGCGATTTTATGTTAATTGCCTTACCAAATTTAGACGGTAGTTTTACCGTTACACTCTTTTTAAGTTATAATGAAGGCGAGTTTAATTTCGCAAACTTAACATCCGAAGAAAAAATAACGGCCTTTTTCGAAAAAGAATTTCCAGATGCTTTGGCAATCATTCCAAATATAAAAGAGGAATTTTTAAATAACCCAACTGGTGCTTTAGGAACCATAAAATGTTCGCCTTGGAGTTATCAAAACAAAACGGTGTTAATGGGCGATGCAGCACACGCAATTGTGCCTTTTTACGGACAAGGAATGAACGCTTCTTTTGAAGATGTTACCGTGTTTGATGCTGTTTTAAATGAAAATTTAGAAGATTGGGAAGCTGTTTTTAAAGCCTATCAAAAAGCAAGAAAACAAGACACAGATGCTATTGCAGATCTAGCAATCGATAATTTTCATGAAATGAGAGATCATGTGGCAAATCCTATTTTTAAAGAAAAAAGAAAGATAGAAATGGATTTAGAAAAGACGTTTCCAACCAAATATTTTTCTAAATATTCTTTGGTTACCTTCAATGAAAATATAGGTTATGACAACGCCATGAAAAAGGGGAGAGCACAAGACAAAGCCTTGTTAAATTTAATTGCGGGCAATGAAGTACACACGCATTTAAACATGACAAAAAACGAGTTGAAAGTCATTTTACAGAAAGTAATTATAGAAACAAATGCCATTTTAGAGGAAGATAAAATTGCAGGGTTGTAA
- a CDS encoding GIY-YIG nuclease family protein, which translates to MKAYFVYILKCSDNLLYVGVTNNIERRFKEHQKGLNKGCFTFKRRPLELIFYQVFNDVEQAIYFEKKIKKWSSKKKLALANDNFDMLQILSECRNATHHKYKPDNK; encoded by the coding sequence ATGAAAGCCTATTTTGTATACATATTAAAATGCTCGGATAATTTACTTTATGTAGGTGTCACAAATAATATTGAGCGACGTTTTAAAGAACATCAAAAAGGATTGAACAAAGGTTGCTTTACATTTAAAAGAAGACCTTTAGAATTAATTTTTTATCAAGTTTTTAATGATGTTGAACAAGCTATTTATTTTGAAAAGAAAATAAAAAAATGGAGTTCAAAGAAAAAGTTAGCTTTAGCAAATGATAATTTTGATATGTTACAAATTCTGTCTGAATGCAGAAATGCTACACATCATAAATATAAACCAGATAATAAATAG
- a CDS encoding DUF1697 domain-containing protein, with translation MKKYIVLLRGINVSGKNKLPMAELRDLLNDLGFKNVQTYIQSGNIILESDEGKSVICNKINEGIQTKFGYDVPVIARTIPQFKKAIASYPFPTDNTKIVAFVFLNKKVYESKINVKDIDKDQYLIDNDMVYIYCETGFAKTKLTNNLFERKLIVSATTRNYNTTLKLLELAESN, from the coding sequence ATGAAAAAATATATAGTTTTATTAAGAGGAATTAATGTGTCGGGAAAAAATAAACTCCCAATGGCAGAACTACGTGATTTATTAAACGATTTAGGTTTTAAAAACGTACAAACCTACATTCAGAGTGGAAACATTATTTTAGAATCAGATGAAGGTAAATCTGTAATTTGTAATAAAATTAATGAAGGAATTCAAACCAAATTTGGTTATGATGTTCCTGTAATTGCAAGAACAATTCCTCAATTTAAAAAAGCAATTGCTAGTTATCCTTTTCCAACAGACAATACCAAAATAGTTGCATTTGTTTTCTTAAACAAAAAAGTATATGAATCAAAAATTAATGTAAAAGATATAGATAAAGATCAATATTTAATAGATAATGATATGGTATACATTTATTGCGAAACAGGTTTTGCAAAAACAAAACTTACTAATAATTTATTTGAAAGAAAGTTGATTGTGAGTGCAACAACTAGAAATTACAATACCACGTTAAAGTTGTTAGAGTTGGCAGAAAGCAATTAA
- a CDS encoding FAD-dependent monooxygenase, with amino-acid sequence MKYTIIGAGIGGLTTALAFEKAGIEYKIFEKAPSLNEVGAGIWLAPNALQVLDSLGVLEEVIANGNAIDRITIGKQDLSPISDSLQGFIKDKFGFTTIAIHRAALQKILFSKIPKEKVFLNKGFQSFKELETGIVEVFFNDNSKIKTNFLIAADGINSKVRNQLFPESTKRYSGQTCWRGITDLTLKENFLHRGFELWGDKIRFGISKVSKDKVYWFAVALSEENGKDDVDLVKEKLLKMFADFNPLITDLIEATNVNQIIRNDIHDLKPLKKWHKNNICLIGDAGHATTPNMGQGGAQAIEDAFYLSKLIATYKDENVFELFQQKRQKKVSLVVNQSWTTGKMAHLKYGQTFRNFILKSVPKKIIDKKMIALYQIEK; translated from the coding sequence ATGAAATATACAATTATTGGTGCAGGAATTGGAGGATTGACAACAGCATTAGCTTTTGAAAAAGCAGGAATTGAATATAAAATTTTTGAAAAAGCACCCTCATTAAATGAGGTAGGAGCAGGAATTTGGTTAGCACCAAATGCCTTACAAGTATTAGATAGTTTAGGTGTGTTAGAAGAAGTAATAGCTAACGGTAATGCTATAGACAGAATAACGATTGGTAAGCAAGATTTATCGCCAATTTCTGATAGCTTACAAGGTTTTATAAAAGATAAATTTGGTTTTACAACCATTGCAATTCACAGAGCGGCACTTCAAAAAATATTGTTTAGTAAGATTCCGAAAGAGAAAGTGTTTTTAAATAAAGGTTTTCAGTCTTTTAAAGAATTAGAAACAGGGATTGTAGAAGTTTTTTTTAATGATAATTCTAAAATTAAAACCAACTTTTTAATTGCTGCAGATGGAATAAATTCTAAAGTTAGAAACCAGCTTTTTCCAGAAAGTACTAAGCGATATTCTGGGCAAACTTGTTGGCGTGGAATAACAGATTTAACTTTAAAAGAAAATTTTTTACACAGAGGTTTCGAGCTTTGGGGAGACAAAATTAGATTCGGTATTTCTAAAGTATCAAAAGACAAAGTGTACTGGTTTGCAGTTGCTTTATCTGAAGAAAATGGTAAGGATGATGTTGATTTGGTAAAAGAAAAACTCTTAAAAATGTTTGCAGATTTTAATCCATTAATAACAGATTTAATCGAAGCAACAAATGTTAATCAGATTATTAGAAATGATATTCACGATTTAAAACCGCTTAAAAAGTGGCACAAAAATAATATTTGTTTAATTGGTGATGCTGGTCATGCTACAACACCAAATATGGGACAAGGAGGCGCACAGGCAATAGAAGATGCTTTTTATTTAAGCAAATTAATTGCAACCTATAAAGATGAAAACGTGTTTGAATTGTTTCAACAAAAAAGACAAAAAAAAGTCAGTTTAGTTGTAAACCAATCTTGGACAACAGGAAAAATGGCACATTTGAAATATGGTCAAACTTTTAGAAACTTCATCTTAAAAAGTGTTCCTAAAAAAATAATAGATAAGAAAATGATTGCATTGTATCAAATAGAAAAATAA
- a CDS encoding DUF6500 family protein has translation MNTEIKEKIISVCDEKIAKKGTNVGLSFYAFFKNKNDNPKLLMEVAKWWIETHKLDHFEKAVKIKQMILEEIN, from the coding sequence ATGAATACAGAGATAAAAGAGAAAATTATTTCAGTTTGTGATGAGAAAATTGCTAAAAAAGGAACCAATGTTGGTTTGTCTTTCTATGCATTTTTTAAGAATAAAAATGACAATCCGAAATTGTTAATGGAAGTGGCAAAATGGTGGATAGAAACTCACAAATTAGATCACTTTGAAAAAGCAGTTAAGATTAAACAAATGATTTTAGAAGAAATTAATTAA
- a CDS encoding 3-hydroxyanthranilate 3,4-dioxygenase, translated as MNLVQPLNLKNWIEEHRHLLKPPVGNKQIWDNGDYIVMVVGGPNNRKDYHYNETPELFYQVEGDIILKIIDAKGAPIDVEIKEGDIYLLPAKVPHSPQRKANTVGLVIEYPRSEGMLDALEWYCENCGNQLYREEFALGNIETDMPVIFDRYYSDKQKCTCDNCGTVMDAPKKIGN; from the coding sequence ATGAATTTAGTACAACCTTTAAATTTAAAAAATTGGATAGAAGAACATCGTCATTTATTAAAACCACCTGTTGGTAACAAGCAAATTTGGGATAATGGAGACTATATTGTGATGGTTGTTGGTGGGCCAAATAACAGAAAAGATTATCATTATAATGAAACTCCAGAGCTTTTTTATCAAGTAGAAGGTGATATTATTTTAAAAATTATTGATGCTAAGGGAGCACCAATTGATGTAGAAATTAAAGAAGGAGATATTTATTTGTTGCCAGCAAAAGTGCCACATTCGCCACAAAGAAAAGCAAATACGGTTGGTTTGGTGATAGAATATCCTCGTTCTGAAGGCATGTTAGATGCATTAGAATGGTATTGCGAAAACTGTGGAAACCAGTTGTATAGAGAAGAGTTTGCGTTGGGGAATATAGAAACAGATATGCCCGTGATTTTTGATAGGTATTATTCTGATAAACAAAAATGTACTTGTGATAATTGCGGTACAGTGATGGATGCTCCTAAAAAAATTGGCAATTAA
- a CDS encoding amidohydrolase family protein, with the protein MEKRKLRINGHSHLLPYPEEIPDFMKEKEIFWVDDERKHMLQKGWKRPVTHSSFFLDEKLLWMEKNKLDHAVVLNLSQLYGNGLRLEEMKKALRFQNDFNAKVQREHPSKFTCGFVVHPGFIYGALDEIKRCVEELGLKVLCLPTHFMDSIGQWRCVFDEENDRIFELADHYKLAIEIHPYDGDKMIKLENTNWRFHLIWMLAQCGDAYHFYTLNGMQERFKNIRTCFAHGGQLAQMNLGRRIQGFDGRPDLFEGKTHPRRAVGHKNIFFDTLVHDTDSLKLMFKRQGVSQVLMGLDDPYPLGEMESDKQSSYPGKILDLAIDQKIITELEKGQIWEDNVLQWLFGDDEVAKQELIIKILS; encoded by the coding sequence ATGGAAAAAAGAAAACTTCGCATAAACGGACATTCACATTTATTACCTTATCCAGAAGAAATTCCGGATTTTATGAAGGAAAAAGAGATTTTTTGGGTAGATGATGAGCGCAAACACATGTTGCAAAAAGGGTGGAAAAGGCCTGTAACCCATTCTAGTTTTTTCTTAGATGAAAAATTGCTTTGGATGGAAAAAAACAAGCTAGATCATGCAGTTGTGCTGAATCTTTCTCAGTTATATGGAAATGGTTTGCGTTTAGAAGAAATGAAAAAAGCGTTGCGTTTTCAGAATGATTTTAATGCAAAAGTACAAAGAGAACATCCAAGTAAATTTACCTGTGGTTTTGTGGTGCATCCTGGTTTTATTTATGGTGCTTTAGATGAAATAAAACGTTGTGTAGAGGAATTAGGTTTAAAAGTGTTGTGTTTGCCAACGCATTTTATGGATTCTATTGGGCAATGGCGTTGTGTTTTTGATGAAGAAAATGATCGAATTTTTGAATTGGCAGATCATTACAAGTTGGCCATTGAAATTCATCCGTATGATGGCGATAAAATGATAAAATTAGAGAATACCAATTGGCGTTTTCATTTAATTTGGATGTTGGCACAGTGTGGTGATGCGTATCATTTTTATACGTTAAACGGCATGCAAGAGCGTTTTAAAAACATTAGAACTTGTTTTGCACACGGAGGTCAATTGGCACAAATGAATTTAGGGAGAAGGATTCAGGGGTTTGATGGAAGACCCGATTTATTTGAGGGCAAAACACATCCTAGAAGAGCCGTCGGTCATAAAAACATCTTTTTTGATACGCTCGTTCACGATACAGATTCTTTAAAATTAATGTTTAAAAGACAAGGTGTAAGTCAGGTTTTAATGGGCTTAGACGATCCGTATCCGTTAGGAGAAATGGAAAGTGATAAACAATCTTCTTATCCTGGAAAAATTTTAGATTTAGCCATTGATCAAAAAATTATTACAGAGTTAGAAAAAGGACAAATTTGGGAAGATAATGTGTTGCAATGGTTGTTTGGTGATGATGAGGTTGCTAAACAAGAGTTGATTATTAAAATACTTTCTTAA
- a CDS encoding DUF2141 domain-containing protein, with product MKKLFLIATLIFCFTNTLNAQENTANLTVAFSGMKSDKGNLFVALYNTEANFLKKAYKGEMAEIKNKKTVVIFKNLPKGVYAISSFHDINDNKKMDTNFIGIPKEPIGMSNNAKGFMGPPKYKDSKFNLESNKTISIKVN from the coding sequence ATGAAAAAATTATTTTTAATAGCAACCTTAATTTTCTGTTTTACAAACACTTTAAACGCTCAAGAAAATACAGCGAATTTAACAGTAGCATTTTCTGGAATGAAATCTGATAAAGGAAACCTTTTTGTAGCATTGTACAATACAGAAGCAAACTTTTTAAAAAAAGCTTACAAGGGAGAAATGGCTGAAATAAAAAATAAAAAAACAGTAGTTATTTTTAAAAATTTACCAAAAGGAGTGTATGCTATTTCCTCTTTCCATGATATAAATGATAACAAAAAAATGGATACTAACTTTATAGGAATTCCAAAAGAACCAATAGGCATGTCTAACAATGCTAAAGGGTTTATGGGACCTCCAAAATATAAAGATTCTAAATTTAATTTAGAATCTAATAAAACAATTTCTATTAAAGTAAATTAA
- a CDS encoding TonB-dependent receptor: MTRIFFILFTICQFSLIAQTTISGKVTDTKNNPIEAANVYLDGTYDGTSTNDQGEFSFTTSETGTLTLVISFVSFETYFKTAEVSSLKNLKIKLKDDVNSLDAVVINAGTFEAGEKTKVTVLKPLDIVTTASALGDVMGALQTLPGTATVDEDGRLFVRGGEAEETQIFVDGIRVFTPYTPSARNIPSRGRFSPFLFKGISFSTGGYSAEYGQALSSVLQLNTIDKPLEEKTDLSFMTLGLGLGNTQIWGNNSFSINTSYINLAPYQEAFPDRNTWQKPVQSLSGEMVYRHQFKNESLLKLYGAFSYTDFDVIQDDINYEDGLRFGLKNRNLYFNTSYKNKFGDNWRLETGFSFTNDHANIKIIDDLVTDNENSMHFKVKLKKQISNRFKISFGSEYFMTDFDEDYTAYNSNKLKYGFNNNIFASFAETDIFFSKNLATKIGIRAEHSELLNEFTISPRVSLAYKINKNSQFSLAYGQFYQNPKNEYLKFSQDFKAENTSHFIANYQATKQGQIFRVEGYYKDYNSLVKYDDNLPIITTNFNNNGTAYAKGFDVFWRQNGKIKNTDYWVSYSYLDTKRNYKNYPTAARPNFASKHNVSLVAKHWVADWKSQIGFSYNFASGRNYTNPNEAGFLNNQTKNYNSLSANWAYLIDQQKILYFSVNNVLATQNVFGYNYKNTAEPNGNFNRQAIIPNADRFFFVGFFWTISDNKKTNQLDNL, from the coding sequence ATGACACGTATATTTTTTATTCTATTTACAATTTGTCAATTCTCTTTAATTGCACAAACCACTATTTCTGGTAAAGTTACAGATACTAAAAACAATCCTATTGAGGCAGCAAATGTTTATTTAGATGGCACGTACGATGGAACATCGACCAACGACCAAGGTGAATTTTCTTTTACTACATCAGAAACAGGAACTTTAACGTTAGTAATTTCTTTTGTTTCTTTTGAAACGTATTTTAAAACAGCTGAAGTTTCATCACTTAAAAATTTAAAAATAAAATTAAAAGACGATGTAAATTCTTTAGACGCCGTAGTGATAAATGCAGGAACTTTTGAAGCAGGAGAAAAGACAAAAGTAACTGTTTTAAAACCTTTAGACATTGTTACAACGGCAAGTGCTTTGGGCGATGTTATGGGCGCTTTACAAACATTACCAGGAACTGCCACAGTAGATGAAGATGGACGCCTTTTTGTACGTGGTGGTGAAGCGGAAGAAACACAGATTTTTGTAGACGGAATTCGAGTTTTTACGCCTTATACTCCATCCGCTAGAAATATTCCAAGTCGTGGTCGTTTTTCTCCTTTTTTATTTAAAGGAATTTCTTTTTCTACAGGTGGTTATTCTGCCGAATACGGACAAGCATTATCCAGCGTTTTACAGTTAAACACTATTGATAAACCTCTTGAAGAAAAAACAGATTTATCTTTTATGACTTTAGGTTTGGGCCTAGGAAACACCCAAATTTGGGGCAACAATTCTTTTAGTATAAATACGTCTTACATTAATTTAGCTCCTTACCAAGAAGCTTTTCCTGATAGAAATACTTGGCAAAAACCTGTACAGTCTTTAAGCGGAGAAATGGTGTACAGACATCAATTTAAAAATGAATCTTTACTAAAATTATATGGCGCTTTTAGTTACACAGATTTTGATGTTATACAAGATGATATTAATTACGAAGATGGTTTACGCTTCGGGTTAAAAAACAGAAACCTTTATTTTAATACGTCTTACAAAAATAAGTTTGGTGATAATTGGAGACTAGAAACTGGTTTTAGTTTTACAAACGACCATGCTAACATTAAAATCATTGATGATTTAGTGACCGACAATGAAAACTCAATGCACTTTAAAGTAAAGTTAAAAAAACAAATTTCTAATCGATTTAAAATTAGTTTTGGTTCAGAATATTTTATGACCGATTTTGATGAAGATTACACCGCTTATAATAGCAACAAACTAAAATATGGTTTTAACAATAACATTTTTGCTTCCTTTGCAGAAACTGATATTTTCTTCTCTAAAAATTTAGCCACTAAAATCGGAATTCGTGCAGAACATTCAGAATTGTTAAACGAGTTTACCATTTCTCCGAGAGTTTCTTTAGCTTACAAAATAAATAAAAATTCTCAGTTTTCTTTGGCTTACGGACAGTTTTATCAGAACCCTAAAAACGAATATTTAAAATTTAGTCAAGATTTTAAAGCAGAAAACACATCTCACTTTATTGCCAATTATCAAGCTACAAAACAAGGTCAAATTTTTAGAGTTGAAGGATATTATAAAGACTATAATAGTTTGGTTAAATATGATGACAATCTACCAATAATTACAACTAATTTTAATAACAACGGAACTGCTTACGCAAAAGGATTTGATGTTTTTTGGAGACAAAATGGTAAAATTAAAAACACCGATTATTGGGTTTCGTATTCTTACTTAGATACCAAAAGAAATTACAAAAATTACCCAACCGCTGCAAGACCTAATTTTGCATCTAAACACAACGTATCTCTAGTTGCTAAACATTGGGTAGCAGACTGGAAAAGTCAAATTGGTTTTAGTTACAACTTTGCTTCTGGAAGAAATTACACCAACCCAAATGAAGCAGGATTTTTAAATAATCAAACAAAAAACTACAATTCTTTAAGTGCCAATTGGGCGTATTTAATAGATCAACAAAAAATACTATATTTTTCTGTAAACAACGTTTTAGCTACTCAAAATGTATTTGGCTACAACTACAAAAACACGGCAGAACCTAATGGAAATTTTAATAGACAAGCCATTATACCCAATGCAGACAGATTCTTTTTTGTAGGTTTCTTCTGGACAATTAGCGATAATAAAAAAACAAATCAGTTAGATAATTTGTAG